The following coding sequences are from one Prochlorococcus sp. MIT 1314 window:
- the rlmN gene encoding 23S rRNA (adenine(2503)-C(2))-methyltransferase RlmN, with the protein MKNLLGSSIKDLENVALDYGQSAFRGRQIYNWIYNYRNKKKNIDQIEVLPLDFRKKLKDDGFKVGELSFQEKNLANDGTLKLLLSTGDNESIECVGIPTEKRLTACLSSQVGCPMDCKFCATGKEGLKRSLKTSEILDQILFIENEMNRKVTNIVFMGMGEPLLNIDDLLLSIRSINEDFQISQRKITVSTVAIPKMIKKLSAKSFQILGNCQFTLAISLHASNQKIREMIIPSAKNYNIKNIIEDCRQYVRETGRRVSFEYLMLSGVNDKLEHANELSNLLKGFQCHVNLIQYNQIDEVEFKRASLKNLQLFQSRLFNNGIAVSFRKSRGLDKNAACGQLRQKARN; encoded by the coding sequence TTGAAAAATCTTCTTGGAAGTAGTATTAAAGATTTAGAGAATGTAGCTTTAGATTATGGTCAGTCCGCTTTTAGAGGTCGCCAAATCTATAACTGGATCTATAACTATAGAAATAAGAAGAAAAATATTGATCAAATAGAAGTCTTACCTTTAGATTTTAGAAAAAAGTTAAAGGATGATGGTTTTAAAGTTGGCGAACTTAGTTTTCAAGAAAAAAATTTAGCTAATGATGGCACACTAAAGTTATTACTGTCTACAGGTGACAATGAAAGTATTGAATGTGTCGGCATACCAACTGAAAAAAGACTTACTGCATGTCTTTCTAGTCAAGTTGGATGCCCTATGGACTGTAAATTTTGTGCAACTGGTAAGGAGGGTTTGAAGAGATCTTTAAAAACAAGTGAAATATTAGATCAAATTTTATTTATTGAAAATGAAATGAATAGAAAAGTTACTAATATTGTTTTCATGGGTATGGGTGAGCCGTTATTGAATATTGATGACTTGCTCTTATCAATTAGATCCATAAATGAGGATTTTCAGATTAGTCAGAGAAAGATAACTGTAAGTACTGTTGCTATTCCAAAAATGATAAAAAAATTATCAGCAAAGTCTTTCCAAATTTTGGGAAATTGTCAATTTACTTTGGCAATAAGCCTACATGCTTCTAATCAAAAAATAAGAGAAATGATTATACCAAGTGCAAAAAACTATAATATCAAAAATATAATTGAAGACTGTAGGCAATATGTAAGAGAGACTGGTCGGAGGGTAAGTTTTGAATATTTAATGCTAAGTGGTGTTAATGATAAATTAGAACACGCCAATGAATTGAGTAATTTGCTAAAAGGTTTTCAATGCCACGTAAATTTAATACAGTATAACCAAATTGATGAAGTTGAATTTAAACGAGCCTCTTTAAAAAATCTTCAATTATTTCAATCTCGACTTTTTAATAATGGTATCGCTGTTAGTTTTCGAAAAAGTAGAGGTCTAGATAAAAATGCTGCATGTGGTCAGTTAAGGCAAAAAGCAAGAAATTAA
- the rsmG gene encoding 16S rRNA (guanine(527)-N(7))-methyltransferase RsmG, producing the protein MKKQNIPDEIFALITEEEINIFQELQIKIKELNNKTNLTRLVDGNDYWVSQVFDSIWPFKAFPNINFNNKKFLDIGSGCGFPGLAYAIIHPNSEIYLIDSSNKKTNALKILIKEINLKNNIHVINDRIENLAHQSSMRNSFNIATTRAVSNPSTVSEYILPMLKKEGLGVLYCGKWTDEESKNLDKTLKILEGKFKEKKKILLPRSKGTRNIILIQPKNICPKIYPRKVGKPEKDPL; encoded by the coding sequence ATGAAAAAACAAAACATTCCCGATGAAATTTTTGCCTTAATAACTGAAGAAGAAATAAATATTTTTCAAGAGTTACAAATTAAAATTAAAGAATTAAATAATAAAACCAATCTCACTAGATTAGTTGATGGGAATGATTATTGGGTATCTCAAGTTTTTGACAGCATTTGGCCATTTAAAGCTTTCCCGAATATTAATTTTAACAATAAAAAATTTTTAGATATTGGATCAGGCTGTGGCTTCCCAGGTTTAGCTTATGCCATAATTCACCCTAATTCAGAGATATACCTCATTGATTCTTCAAACAAGAAAACAAATGCATTAAAAATCTTAATCAAAGAGATCAATCTCAAAAACAATATTCATGTAATCAATGATCGTATTGAAAACTTAGCTCATCAATCTTCAATGAGAAATAGTTTCAATATAGCTACCACTAGAGCGGTGAGTAATCCTTCAACAGTTTCAGAATATATTCTACCAATGCTAAAAAAAGAGGGTTTAGGGGTTTTATATTGTGGGAAATGGACTGATGAAGAAAGTAAAAATCTAGATAAAACTTTAAAAATATTAGAAGGAAAATTTAAAGAGAAAAAGAAGATTTTGTTACCAAGAAGTAAAGGTACCAGAAATATTATTCTTATTCAACCAAAAAATATTTGCCCTAAAATCTACCCAAGAAAAGTTGGTAAACCTGAGAAAGATCCATTATAA
- a CDS encoding high light inducible protein produces MIKPEIVPKRKLPRYGFHFYNERLNGRMAMIGFIALILSEFFLKHGLLIW; encoded by the coding sequence ATGATTAAGCCAGAGATTGTCCCAAAAAGAAAATTACCTCGTTATGGATTCCATTTTTATAATGAAAGACTTAATGGAAGAATGGCTATGATTGGATTTATTGCTCTTATTCTTTCAGAATTCTTCTTGAAACATGGATTGCTGATATGGTAA
- a CDS encoding ferredoxin, producing the protein MDSIDPFENVEENIEITGLEPVLGGQLAEKAVWVDEAKCIGCQYCVHVASNTFVVDEFHGRSRAVRQDGDSSEVIQEAIDTCPVDCIHWVKFEELDDLENSLDRDMFQSFGKPPRMNKH; encoded by the coding sequence ATGGATTCTATCGATCCATTTGAAAATGTAGAAGAAAATATTGAAATTACAGGCTTGGAACCTGTATTAGGTGGTCAGTTAGCAGAGAAAGCTGTATGGGTTGATGAAGCTAAATGTATTGGCTGTCAATATTGTGTACATGTAGCTTCCAACACTTTTGTGGTTGATGAATTTCATGGTAGAAGTAGAGCTGTGAGACAAGATGGAGATAGTTCTGAGGTCATACAAGAAGCGATAGACACATGCCCTGTTGATTGTATTCACTGGGTAAAGTTTGAAGAATTGGATGATTTGGAAAATAGTTTAGATAGGGATATGTTTCAATCATTTGGAAAACCACCAAGAATGAATAAGCATTAA
- a CDS encoding DUF1257 domain-containing protein, whose product MSHFSTIKTQLKESEPLITALNNLGYPINQDEKFVKGYKGKFTAVDISMNLPGDTKVGFKWNNNSNAYELVTDLDLWKFEIPVERFISKITQMYAYETIISKTKEDGYQIVEQKNKNDGSIELVLTKWDS is encoded by the coding sequence ATGTCACATTTTAGTACAATTAAAACTCAGCTCAAAGAATCAGAGCCATTAATTACAGCTTTAAATAATCTTGGTTACCCAATTAATCAAGATGAAAAGTTTGTTAAAGGCTACAAAGGCAAGTTTACAGCAGTTGATATAAGCATGAATTTGCCAGGTGATACTAAAGTGGGATTTAAATGGAACAATAATTCAAATGCTTATGAATTAGTTACTGACCTTGATTTATGGAAATTTGAGATCCCTGTGGAAAGATTTATTTCTAAAATTACTCAAATGTATGCATACGAAACAATTATTTCCAAAACAAAAGAAGATGGATACCAAATTGTGGAACAAAAAAACAAAAATGATGGTTCTATCGAGTTGGTTTTAACCAAGTGGGATAGCTGA
- a CDS encoding DUF2997 domain-containing protein: MPQKTLRFKIHQDGRVEETVEGFIGNSCNEATKNLEDALGKVTVKNKTSDAFVSNQNENLKQLNKESNVTF, encoded by the coding sequence ATGCCTCAAAAAACATTGAGATTTAAAATTCATCAAGACGGTAGAGTTGAAGAGACTGTTGAGGGATTTATAGGTAACTCATGCAATGAAGCTACAAAAAATCTTGAAGATGCTCTCGGTAAAGTAACAGTTAAGAATAAAACATCTGATGCTTTTGTCTCTAATCAAAATGAAAACTTAAAACAATTAAACAAGGAATCTAATGTCACATTTTAG
- a CDS encoding DNA-directed RNA polymerase subunit beta' yields the protein MTSSKPKKTSRVRKTTKNLKKNNPVTMPALAKTPPSFKNKVVDKKALKNLVSWAYKTHGTAITAAMADNLKDLGFKYATQAAVSISVDDLKVPEAKQDLIGQAEQQITATEECYRLGEITEVERHTKVIDTWTETNERLVDAVKNNFNQNDPLNSVWMMANSGARGNMSQVRQLVGMRGLMANPQGEIIDLPIRTNFREGLTVTEYVISSYGARKGLVDTALRTADSGYLTRRLVDVAQDVIVREEDCGTERSIVVEAEDGKFGARLLGRLTAEDILDSEDNLIIPQNTAIDPSFSEKIETASITKVKIRSPLTCEANRSVCRRCYGWALAHNHLVDLGEAVGIIAAQSIGEPGTQLTMRTFHTGGVSTAESGVVRSKVSGKVEFSSKAKVRGYRTPHGVEAKQAEVDFILKIVPQEKNSHKAQKIEVSSGSLLFVDDGEQIKSDITVAQIIAGAVKKSVEKATKDVICDLAGQVRYDKVIQPKEVTDRQGNITLKAQRLGRLWVLAGDVYNLPPNARPVISSGKAVNEGTVLAEASQASEYGGQVRLRESIGDSREVQIVTTSMSLSNFKLIEESTHSGQIYNLESSDGTSYRLNTSPGSKISNGEVIADLTDERFRTKTGGLVKYSPGLSVKKARSSKNGFEVSQGGTLLWIPQETHEINKDISLLMIEDMKWIEAGTEVVKDIFSQTSGIVTVTQKNDILREITVRNGTFHECDDEEVLKRFTEEGNLVNPGEKILDGIDNTEMLFVQRLETPKCRGLLLRTVEEFTIPDQAELPELSHIQQEKGPHLGLKAIQRLTYKDGELIKSVEGVELLRTHLSIESFNATPQMTIDVESIEDKNDSSINRLNLVILESILVRRDTISDSSHGSTHTELQVKNNQEVKAGDVIATTQILCKEKGLVQLPKVIEGEPIRRLIVERKEDKIEMKITNKATVKVGDRIVDGDSISESEKSTSCGEIEAISSSSVTLRLGRPYMVSPDSVLHVKDGDLVLRGDGLALLVFERQKTGDIVQGLPRIEELLEARRPRDSAILCKKTGIVQIKQGNDEESVSLSVIEKDDSVNEYQLLPGKNIMVSDGQQVTGGEILTDGPINPHELLDCYFNDLKDQKPLIEAARESISKLQRSMVNEVQNVYKSQGVAIDDKHIEVIVRQMTSKVRIEDAGDTTLLPGELIELRQVEDTNQAMSITGGAPAEFTPVLLGITKASLNTDSFISAASFQETTRVLTEAAIEGKSDWLRGLKENVIIGRLIPAGTGFSGFVEELASEAGPHPDILAEESGGYRRAQNLRPDYTVDMPQSPAVSSTAILDDPSDEDLETTRNRHGIDPSSSNFAAFARPSAENQFSEDQLPDPAALEGLQEEGLLSDE from the coding sequence ATGACATCATCTAAACCTAAAAAAACTTCCAGAGTACGTAAAACTACTAAAAACTTAAAAAAGAATAATCCAGTTACAATGCCTGCTTTAGCTAAAACGCCGCCATCATTCAAGAATAAAGTAGTTGATAAGAAAGCATTAAAAAATTTAGTCTCTTGGGCTTATAAAACTCATGGTACCGCTATTACAGCAGCCATGGCTGATAATTTAAAAGATTTAGGATTTAAATATGCTACGCAAGCAGCTGTTTCTATTTCAGTAGATGACCTAAAAGTTCCTGAAGCCAAACAAGATTTGATAGGACAAGCTGAACAACAAATAACTGCAACTGAAGAATGCTATAGACTTGGTGAAATTACAGAAGTTGAGAGACACACAAAAGTTATTGATACCTGGACTGAAACTAATGAGAGATTAGTAGATGCCGTTAAAAACAATTTCAATCAAAACGATCCTCTGAATTCAGTTTGGATGATGGCTAATTCAGGAGCAAGGGGTAATATGTCTCAGGTAAGACAACTTGTAGGGATGAGAGGGTTGATGGCTAATCCTCAAGGAGAAATTATTGACCTGCCAATAAGAACAAACTTTAGAGAAGGACTGACTGTTACTGAATATGTAATTTCTTCTTATGGAGCAAGGAAAGGTTTGGTAGATACCGCCTTAAGAACCGCGGATTCTGGCTATTTGACTCGAAGATTAGTTGATGTCGCTCAAGATGTAATTGTTAGAGAAGAAGATTGCGGAACAGAACGATCAATAGTTGTTGAGGCTGAGGATGGTAAATTTGGAGCAAGGCTTCTTGGCAGACTCACTGCTGAGGATATTCTAGATTCTGAAGATAACTTAATTATTCCTCAAAATACGGCAATAGACCCTTCATTCTCAGAAAAAATTGAGACGGCATCTATTACAAAGGTAAAAATAAGATCACCTTTAACATGCGAAGCTAACAGATCGGTGTGTCGGAGATGTTATGGATGGGCTTTAGCACATAATCATCTGGTTGACTTAGGTGAAGCGGTAGGAATTATTGCTGCTCAATCAATTGGAGAACCAGGAACTCAATTGACAATGAGAACTTTCCATACTGGAGGTGTATCTACTGCCGAAAGTGGAGTAGTAAGATCAAAGGTTTCAGGTAAAGTTGAATTCAGTTCCAAAGCAAAGGTTAGAGGTTATAGAACTCCTCATGGGGTAGAAGCTAAACAAGCAGAAGTTGATTTCATATTAAAAATAGTTCCTCAAGAAAAGAATTCTCATAAAGCTCAAAAAATTGAAGTTTCGAGTGGATCCCTTTTATTCGTAGATGATGGTGAACAAATTAAATCTGATATTACAGTTGCTCAGATCATTGCTGGAGCAGTGAAAAAAAGTGTTGAAAAAGCAACAAAGGATGTTATCTGTGATTTGGCTGGTCAAGTTAGGTACGACAAGGTTATTCAACCAAAGGAGGTAACAGATAGGCAGGGAAATATCACTTTAAAAGCTCAGAGATTAGGCAGATTATGGGTTTTAGCTGGAGATGTTTATAATTTACCACCTAATGCAAGACCTGTTATCTCATCCGGGAAGGCTGTTAATGAAGGAACAGTTTTAGCAGAGGCAAGTCAAGCAAGTGAGTATGGCGGACAAGTTCGATTAAGAGAATCAATAGGTGATTCAAGGGAAGTTCAGATTGTTACTACTTCAATGTCTTTAAGCAATTTTAAATTAATTGAAGAATCTACGCACTCAGGTCAAATATATAATTTGGAATCTAGCGATGGAACCTCTTATCGTTTGAACACTTCCCCTGGCAGTAAAATTAGTAATGGTGAAGTTATAGCAGATTTAACGGATGAAAGGTTCCGTACAAAAACTGGCGGCTTAGTAAAGTACTCACCGGGATTAAGTGTAAAAAAAGCAAGATCCTCTAAAAATGGTTTTGAAGTAAGTCAAGGGGGAACATTGCTTTGGATTCCCCAAGAGACACATGAAATAAATAAGGATATATCTCTTTTAATGATTGAAGATATGAAATGGATTGAGGCTGGGACAGAAGTTGTAAAAGACATTTTCAGTCAAACATCAGGAATTGTTACAGTCACTCAGAAAAATGATATTCTCCGTGAAATAACGGTAAGAAATGGAACTTTCCATGAGTGTGATGATGAAGAAGTTTTGAAAAGATTTACAGAAGAAGGCAATCTAGTAAATCCAGGCGAAAAGATTTTGGATGGTATTGATAATACAGAAATGCTATTCGTTCAGAGATTAGAAACCCCAAAATGTCGAGGTTTATTATTAAGAACCGTTGAAGAATTTACTATTCCTGATCAAGCAGAATTACCAGAATTATCTCATATTCAGCAGGAAAAAGGTCCACATTTAGGCTTAAAAGCTATCCAAAGACTTACATATAAAGACGGTGAATTGATAAAATCAGTTGAAGGAGTTGAATTGCTTAGAACACATTTAAGTATTGAAAGTTTTAATGCTACTCCTCAAATGACTATCGATGTAGAGTCGATTGAAGATAAAAATGATTCTTCAATCAATAGATTAAATTTAGTAATATTAGAATCCATTCTTGTAAGAAGAGATACTATATCCGATTCCAGTCATGGCTCTACACATACAGAATTGCAAGTTAAAAATAATCAAGAAGTTAAAGCAGGAGATGTGATAGCTACTACTCAAATTCTGTGTAAAGAAAAGGGATTAGTCCAATTACCAAAGGTTATTGAAGGTGAACCCATAAGAAGGTTAATTGTTGAAAGAAAAGAAGATAAAATTGAAATGAAGATTACTAATAAAGCAACTGTTAAAGTAGGTGATCGTATAGTTGATGGCGATTCTATTAGTGAATCTGAAAAATCGACTTCTTGCGGAGAAATCGAAGCAATTTCTAGTAGTTCGGTAACATTGAGACTGGGAAGGCCTTATATGGTTTCTCCTGATTCAGTTTTACATGTTAAAGATGGAGATTTAGTCCTTAGGGGCGATGGTTTAGCATTACTTGTTTTTGAGAGGCAGAAAACTGGAGATATTGTTCAAGGATTGCCTCGAATTGAAGAGCTATTAGAAGCTAGGAGACCTAGAGATTCTGCAATTTTATGTAAAAAAACTGGAATTGTGCAGATTAAACAAGGTAATGATGAAGAATCAGTATCCTTATCTGTTATTGAAAAAGATGATTCAGTTAACGAATATCAACTATTACCTGGAAAAAATATAATGGTTAGTGATGGACAACAGGTTACAGGTGGAGAAATTTTAACTGATGGACCAATTAATCCTCATGAATTATTAGATTGTTATTTTAATGATTTGAAAGATCAAAAACCTCTTATAGAGGCAGCTCGAGAATCAATATCTAAATTACAAAGAAGTATGGTAAATGAAGTCCAAAATGTCTATAAGTCTCAAGGTGTTGCGATCGATGACAAGCATATTGAGGTTATTGTTAGACAAATGACGAGTAAGGTCCGCATAGAAGATGCTGGAGATACTACCCTCCTGCCTGGCGAACTTATAGAATTGAGGCAAGTGGAAGATACAAACCAAGCCATGTCAATTACAGGAGGAGCTCCTGCGGAGTTTACTCCAGTTTTATTAGGTATAACTAAAGCTTCCCTCAATACAGATAGCTTTATTTCAGCAGCTTCATTCCAAGAAACTACAAGGGTTCTTACAGAAGCTGCAATTGAAGGTAAATCTGATTGGTTAAGAGGTTTAAAAGAAAATGTTATTATTGGTAGACTAATACCTGCAGGTACTGGGTTTAGCGGGTTTGTCGAGGAATTAGCCTCAGAGGCTGGCCCTCATCCTGATATTCTTGCTGAGGAATCTGGCGGATATCGAAGAGCACAGAACTTAAGGCCTGATTATACAGTTGATATGCCACAATCACCCGCCGTAAGTTCTACTGCAATACTTGATGATCCTAGTGATGAGGATCTGGAAACTACGCGAAACCGACATGGTATTGATCCCTCTTCCAGTAATTTTGCAGCATTTGCAAGACCTAGTGCTGAAAATCAATTTTCTGAAGATCAATTACCAGATCCTGCCGCATTGGAGGGATTACAAGAGGAGGGTCTGCTGTCTGATGAATAA
- a CDS encoding aldo/keto reductase, whose translation MEYRRFGRTNLKIPILSLGGMRFQKSWDQLDFSEISYKEQNKVENILNLANKYGFSHVETAKYYGTSEVQLGMGFQNTKTIPNIIQTKVPPNSDPETFKRDVMTSIENLKVKRIHLLAIHGINTDEHLHHAVKDGGCIDTLRNLQKENLIGSIGFSTHGKSSLIEKAISTNFFDYVNLHWYFINQENTKVINLANKYDLGVFIISPTDKGGHLHTPSDKMLELCKPLHPIVFNDLFCLRNQNVHTLSVGIAKEADFDLHLEAVSLLSDSEKYVPKIINRLRQESINSLGLDWHQNWNRNLPSWEYTPGNINIPVLLWLSNLIDWLDMEGFAKARYQLLGNGSHWFPGSNANLLDVDVSEGQLLKVLEGHINPKKVIKKLRTLKEKFGDNVAERLSKK comes from the coding sequence ATGGAATATCGGAGATTTGGTCGAACCAATTTAAAGATTCCTATTTTATCTTTGGGTGGCATGAGATTTCAAAAAAGTTGGGATCAATTAGATTTTTCTGAGATTTCATATAAAGAACAAAATAAAGTAGAAAATATTTTGAATTTGGCAAATAAATATGGCTTCAGTCATGTCGAAACTGCTAAGTATTATGGAACTTCTGAGGTGCAATTAGGAATGGGTTTTCAAAATACTAAAACAATCCCAAACATTATTCAAACTAAGGTCCCTCCAAATAGTGATCCAGAAACTTTTAAGAGAGATGTTATGACAAGTATTGAAAATTTAAAAGTTAAAAGAATTCATTTGTTAGCAATACATGGCATTAATACAGATGAACATTTACATCATGCTGTTAAAGATGGAGGTTGTATTGACACTTTAAGAAATTTACAAAAAGAAAATTTAATTGGCTCTATTGGATTTTCCACTCATGGAAAATCTTCACTCATTGAGAAGGCTATATCAACAAACTTTTTTGATTATGTAAATTTGCACTGGTATTTCATCAATCAAGAAAATACAAAGGTTATCAATTTGGCAAATAAGTATGATCTTGGGGTTTTTATAATAAGTCCAACTGATAAAGGGGGACATCTTCATACTCCCTCAGACAAAATGTTGGAACTTTGTAAGCCACTTCATCCTATAGTTTTTAACGATCTTTTTTGCTTAAGAAATCAAAATGTCCATACTCTTAGTGTGGGTATTGCAAAAGAGGCGGATTTTGATTTGCATTTAGAAGCTGTCTCTTTGTTATCAGACTCTGAGAAGTATGTTCCGAAGATAATAAACAGATTAAGGCAGGAATCAATTAATTCTTTGGGTTTAGATTGGCATCAAAATTGGAATAGAAATTTGCCGAGTTGGGAATATACGCCAGGAAATATTAATATTCCCGTTCTGCTTTGGCTTTCAAATTTAATTGATTGGTTGGATATGGAAGGGTTTGCAAAAGCTAGATATCAATTGCTTGGTAATGGAAGTCACTGGTTCCCAGGATCTAACGCCAATTTACTCGATGTGGATGTTTCTGAAGGACAATTATTGAAAGTATTAGAAGGTCATATAAATCCAAAAAAAGTTATAAAAAAATTGAGAACTTTAAAAGAAAAGTTTGGGGATAACGTTGCTGAAAGATTATCAAAAAAATAA
- a CDS encoding HEAT repeat domain-containing protein: protein MTNNKDPNKESLAEIAIDPDVLARELALELEIDPLEQIDEDAFSKGLNITQECNEALKMLKGSREERIQGLRIFCEYRDQRSFPLLLPLLDQPCPVERMSAVYALGRNPCPSAVRKLVSLLETDDNAYVRRATAWSLANYDNQIVLEPLINALKNDVAAVRLWSSSSLAEIGNVSLENAELAAEQLLESLKIDNESGVRSNCIWSLCRLYEKLNNSFQESFIDECTKIALFDKEPSVMEEAKTALDSMGMQGFYN, encoded by the coding sequence ATGACAAACAATAAGGATCCTAATAAAGAAAGTTTAGCTGAAATAGCTATTGATCCTGATGTCTTAGCTAGAGAATTGGCTTTAGAGCTTGAAATAGATCCTTTAGAACAAATTGATGAGGATGCTTTTTCAAAAGGTTTAAATATAACTCAAGAATGCAATGAAGCTTTAAAAATGCTTAAAGGGAGTAGAGAAGAAAGAATACAAGGTTTAAGAATATTTTGTGAATATAGAGATCAAAGATCATTTCCCCTCTTGTTACCATTACTTGACCAACCTTGTCCTGTTGAAAGAATGAGCGCTGTTTATGCTTTAGGTCGTAATCCATGTCCTAGCGCAGTCCGTAAACTTGTCAGCCTTTTAGAGACTGATGATAATGCTTATGTCAGAAGAGCGACTGCATGGAGCTTAGCTAATTATGATAATCAAATTGTTTTGGAGCCATTAATCAATGCTTTGAAGAATGATGTAGCTGCAGTTAGATTATGGTCATCTAGCTCTTTAGCCGAAATTGGAAATGTTTCTTTGGAAAACGCTGAATTAGCAGCAGAACAACTTTTAGAAAGTTTAAAAATAGATAATGAATCGGGAGTAAGGAGTAATTGTATTTGGTCATTGTGTAGATTGTACGAAAAATTAAACAATTCATTCCAAGAAAGTTTCATTGATGAATGTACTAAAATTGCACTCTTTGATAAAGAGCCGTCTGTTATGGAAGAAGCAAAAACTGCCTTGGATTCAATGGGGATGCAAGGTTTTTATAATTAA